Part of the Kiritimatiellales bacterium genome is shown below.
AATGTCGAATAGAAAAACGTTTTTCATAAGCGACCGAGTAGAAACAATATTCCAGCGAAAAGAAAGCTCATTTACAGCTGTTTTTAGCTTTTGCAGAAAAATTCTTCCGGTAAAATATGAGCATGATTAAAAAGGTCATACAGCGGCAGCGTTTGCATGATGCTTCTGCAAAAAAGGATTCCGAATACTGGAAAAGCTGCACGCCGGAAGAGCGAATTGCAGCGGTTGAGTTGCTTCGAAAGGCATGGCATGGAACTTCAGTCAGACTTCAAAGAACTGCTCGGATTACTCAACGCCCACGGAGTTGAATATTTGATTGTCGGCGGATATGCATTGGCCTTTCACGGCGCGCCGCGATTTACCGGCGATCTTGATATCTTTATAAAAACATCTCCGGTGAATGCCGGAAAAGTTCACGCTGCACTGAATGAATTCGGGTTCGATTCCGTCGGATTAAAGCCGGAAGATTTTGCTGCCGCCGATCAGGTGATTCAGCTTGGCGTTCCGCCGGTACGCATTGATTTTGTCACTTCAATTGACGGTGTGAAATGGGAAGATGCGTGGACGGGGCGGGTTCCCGGCACATACGCCGGCGTACCGGTTCAGTTTCTTGGACGCACCGAATTCCTGCAGAATAAAAAAGTATCAGGCAGACTCAAAGATCTCGCCGATATTGAAGCACTCGGTGAAGAATAGTTAGATTTTTTGCGGTTCTTCTTTCATCCGCGCAATATTCCATTAATCCTTTATTCCAATATTTCAGAAAGAGAGCTTTATGTTGAAACGCGACGATACGGTTTTAATTTTTATTGATGTGCAGGGAAAACTGGCGGAGCTGACAGATCATTCCGGTGCGCTGTTTAACAATCTGCGCCGGCTGCTGGCAGGGATGCGGGCACTGGATATCCCGGTGATTTTTACAGAGCAGCTGCCGGATAAACTCGGCGCAACGCGTGCAGAGTTTCAGGAATTTATTTCCATACCGCCGGTTGTAAAAAGCTCATTCAGCTGTTGCGGCGAACCGGAGTTTGTAAAAGCGCTCACTGCGCTGAAGCGGAATCAGGTGATCCTCTGCGGCATTGAAGCGCATATTTGTGTTTACCAAACCGCGCGGGAACTGCTGAATGAAGGATTCGCAGTGCAGGTTGTAACCGACGCCGTTTCGTCACGCGATCCGGCGAATAAAGCGCTTGCCCTGCGCCGGCTCGAAATGGAAGGTGCGGCGTTAACCGGCGTCGAAATGCTGCTCTACGAACTGCTCGGCAGCGCGAAAGCGCCGGAATTTAAAATCATTCTTCAAATTGTGAAATGAAACAGGGCCGAAAGCCGAAGGTCTTAAAGTTGCATGTCAATCAACTGACTTTTGACTTTCAGACTTTCTACCTTTGACTGCAAAATGTTCTTATGTTCTATCTTCTAATCGTTTCTCTGATCTGGGCATTTTCGTTCGGACTGATCAAAGACGGACTCGCGGGAATTCCGGCGGCAGTTGTAGCGCTGACGCGGCTGTCGATTGCGCTGTTTATTTTTCTGCCGTTTTTACGTGCGCGCACGCTGAAAGTCAGCGCAAGCATCAAACTGATGATAACCGGCGCGGTGCAATACGGATTTATGTACGTCGCTTATATCCATGCGTTCAATTATCTGCAGGCGTATGAAATTGCACTGTTTACGGTCTTCACACCGCTGTACGTCACGCTGCTGAACGACGCATTTAAAAAACAATTCTGCATCCGCACGCTCACGGCAGTACTGCTGGCAATTACCGGCGGCGCAATAATTGAATACCGGCAGCTGTCGTCGCCGGAACTGTGGCGCGGTTTTGCTTTCATGCAGGTGTCTAATTTCTGCTTTGCATTCGGTCAGATCTTTTACCGGCGCACAATGGAGCGGCTTATTGTCCCGCACTCCGATCTGCAGGTGTTCGCCCTGCTCTATTGCGGCGCCGTATTTGCTACCGTGCTCACTGCTGCCGGAATTGAGTGGAGCACGATTTCAATTACACCGCAGCAAATCCGGGTTCTGCTTTATCTCGGCGCAATTGCATCCGGCTTTGGCTTCTTTCTCTGGAATATCGGCGCACGACGCGTGCGCGCCGGCACACTTGCCATTTTCAATAATCTGAAAATCCCGTTCGGCATCCTTGTATCCATTTTCTTTTTCGGGGAAGCCGCCGACTGGCCGCGCCTGCTTGCCGGCGGTGCGCTGATGGGATTTGCGCTCATAATAAACTGCCGGAAAAACTGATAAATAAATTACGCCGGCGGTTTGACTTGTGGAGGTTGAATACGGTATATGAGTTTCGTATTTACGGGTATGTAAACGAAAGGAGTTACCCGATGAAAGTCAAAATGTTCGGTCTGTTTTCTTTGTTTGTATCTGTTCTTGTGCTGTGCAGCTGCGTGCCGGTAACGCTGGAAACGGTTCCGGACGGTGCAGAAATTTATGACGACAACGGAGTGTTTGTCGGCGCTGCGCCGCAGGACATTGCAATTTTTACTAGCTCAAAAGATTTTGTGCTCAAACGCGAAAATTATGCGGACACTCCGGTAACCGTCGATTCAATGGCTGCCCGAACGGTTCAGTTCAAAATGAAATACGAACCGATTATGGTCACGTCCGAACCGTCCGGCGCAAAAATTTCATGTGATTCTCTCTCTTATGGAAAAACTCCGAACAAAATTATGCCGAAGAATACAGACCGTATATTCACGTTTAAGGCTGACGGCTACTATGATAAAGAAGTTGTTATCGGAGCGGATTCACCGCACCCGCTGCACGTTGTTATGCAGAAGCTCCCGATTCTTGCAATCACCTCTGCCGGTGCCGATATTTTTGAAAACGGCGCCAAAATCGGCACCGGAGCCATCTCGGTGGAAATCGACAAAACCCGCACCTTCGAATTTCGTAAAGCCGGATTTTTCTCCGAAACCCGCACGGTCAGTGCCGTTCCGCCGTATCAGTTGAACGTCGATCTTAAGGCATTTCCAATGATCACGGTAGACTCCGTTCCGCCGGCTGCCAAAATTTTCCGCGACGGAACTCAGACCGGCACCGCACCAATGCAATTCACGGTTGATAAAGAGATCACCGTCGAGCTTCGCGCCGACCGCTATTACCCGCAAACTGTCACTCTGACGCCGGCATCCACCGCAAAAACCGTCGTCACCCTGAACCCAATGCCGTATGCCACCGTCAACGCCGTACTGGCGGATGCACAGGTATTTGTCGACGGCAAATCGCTCGGCACCGCACCGGTTGAAATTCTCACTGAAAAAGCTGTCACCGTGGAAATTCGTAAAGACGGCTTCATCAGCAAAACCGCTACCGTTCCGGCGGGCGGAAAATCCATCAGCGTAACGCTCGAACCGGAACCGAAAATTAAAGAACCGGCGGTGGAACCCGTAACTGCACCGGCGGCACCGGCTGGCAGTGATAGCGGTGACCTTGCCCGGATTCCGGCAGAAGAGGACGGCGCTATGG
Proteins encoded:
- a CDS encoding hydrolase: MLKRDDTVLIFIDVQGKLAELTDHSGALFNNLRRLLAGMRALDIPVIFTEQLPDKLGATRAEFQEFISIPPVVKSSFSCCGEPEFVKALTALKRNQVILCGIEAHICVYQTARELLNEGFAVQVVTDAVSSRDPANKALALRRLEMEGAALTGVEMLLYELLGSAKAPEFKIILQIVK
- a CDS encoding EamA family transporter codes for the protein MFYLLIVSLIWAFSFGLIKDGLAGIPAAVVALTRLSIALFIFLPFLRARTLKVSASIKLMITGAVQYGFMYVAYIHAFNYLQAYEIALFTVFTPLYVTLLNDAFKKQFCIRTLTAVLLAITGGAIIEYRQLSSPELWRGFAFMQVSNFCFAFGQIFYRRTMERLIVPHSDLQVFALLYCGAVFATVLTAAGIEWSTISITPQQIRVLLYLGAIASGFGFFLWNIGARRVRAGTLAIFNNLKIPFGILVSIFFFGEAADWPRLLAGGALMGFALIINCRKN
- a CDS encoding PEGA domain-containing protein — encoded protein: MKVKMFGLFSLFVSVLVLCSCVPVTLETVPDGAEIYDDNGVFVGAAPQDIAIFTSSKDFVLKRENYADTPVTVDSMAARTVQFKMKYEPIMVTSEPSGAKISCDSLSYGKTPNKIMPKNTDRIFTFKADGYYDKEVVIGADSPHPLHVVMQKLPILAITSAGADIFENGAKIGTGAISVEIDKTRTFEFRKAGFFSETRTVSAVPPYQLNVDLKAFPMITVDSVPPAAKIFRDGTQTGTAPMQFTVDKEITVELRADRYYPQTVTLTPASTAKTVVTLNPMPYATVNAVLADAQVFVDGKSLGTAPVEILTEKAVTVEIRKDGFISKTATVPAGGKSISVTLEPEPKIKEPAVEPVTAPAAPAGSDSGDLARIPAEEDGAMVEAAGGMSKGMLWGIIGGATALLAIIIAAAAKKKK